One segment of Micromonospora sp. M71_S20 DNA contains the following:
- a CDS encoding TetR/AcrR family transcriptional regulator encodes MAREPGVRREAILASAAALFARKGVAATTVRQIADDVGILSGSLYHHFDSKETMVDEIVSSFLKDLQHRYEQVLAEEIDARQRLHDLIVASLEVVEAHPHATEIYQNDVNFLLQFDRFDYLRNAGRQVQNVWLTVIEAGIAEGTFRADVDPKILYRLMRDAVWLSVRWFKPSADHPISSLAEDCTSLFLDGLISRPKD; translated from the coding sequence ATGGCGCGAGAGCCTGGAGTCCGGCGCGAGGCGATCCTCGCCAGTGCCGCCGCACTGTTCGCCAGGAAGGGCGTGGCGGCGACCACGGTCCGGCAGATCGCCGACGACGTCGGCATCCTCTCCGGCAGCCTCTACCACCACTTCGACTCCAAGGAGACGATGGTCGACGAGATCGTCTCCTCCTTCCTCAAGGACCTCCAGCACCGGTACGAGCAGGTCCTGGCCGAGGAGATCGACGCCCGCCAGCGCCTGCACGACCTGATCGTCGCCTCCCTCGAGGTGGTCGAGGCGCACCCGCACGCCACCGAGATCTACCAGAACGACGTCAACTTCCTGCTCCAGTTCGACCGGTTCGACTACCTGCGCAACGCCGGCCGCCAGGTGCAGAACGTCTGGCTCACGGTGATCGAGGCGGGCATCGCGGAGGGCACCTTCCGGGCCGACGTCGATCCGAAGATCCTCTACCGCCTGATGCGGGACGCGGTGTGGTTGTCCGTCCGCTGGTTCAAGCCCAGCGCGGACCACCCGATCTCCAGCCTGGCCGAGGACTGCACGTCACTCTTCCTGGACGGCCTGATCAGCCGCCCCAAGGACTGA
- a CDS encoding N-acetylglucosamine kinase encodes MSILCTSTILVFGADCGGSATRAVVATPDGRVVGRGRAGAGNPATQPPAEAASALVAATREALAGHDPARVAGAVVGLAGRSALDRPAVAAIYLDAWRATGLTCPLRTVGDAVVAFAAGSPAPSGTVLIAGTGAVAVQIVERAVGRTVDGLGWLLGDEGGGFWLGLEAARLTARALTTGRRAGGPLVDAVSNAVFRAATPPVHTRPAPASPGKPVEPAAGSTGTAADGFVTAFYALPRDRVAGLAPLVLDAARVGDRDAHRLIEAAADRLAATVRAVPPGRGPLVLAGGLLTGPPELRAALAARLGRRPVSIAGDPAAAAAWLAARELVPTGTEHGAFVTPPA; translated from the coding sequence ATGTCAATACTTTGCACATCGACGATCCTCGTTTTCGGTGCCGATTGTGGCGGCTCGGCGACCCGGGCGGTCGTGGCGACGCCCGACGGGCGGGTCGTCGGCCGCGGCCGGGCCGGCGCCGGCAACCCGGCCACCCAGCCGCCGGCCGAAGCAGCTTCCGCCCTGGTCGCGGCGACGCGGGAGGCCCTCGCCGGGCACGACCCGGCGCGGGTGGCGGGGGCCGTGGTGGGACTGGCCGGACGGTCGGCCCTGGACCGGCCGGCGGTGGCGGCGATCTACCTGGACGCCTGGCGAGCCACCGGGCTGACGTGTCCGCTGCGGACGGTGGGCGACGCGGTGGTGGCGTTCGCGGCCGGATCACCGGCGCCATCGGGCACGGTGTTGATCGCCGGGACCGGGGCCGTCGCGGTGCAGATCGTCGAGCGGGCGGTGGGCCGTACCGTCGACGGGCTGGGCTGGCTGCTGGGCGACGAGGGCGGCGGCTTCTGGCTCGGCCTCGAAGCGGCACGGCTGACCGCCCGGGCGCTGACCACCGGCCGCCGCGCGGGCGGGCCACTGGTCGACGCCGTGTCCAACGCCGTGTTCCGCGCCGCCACCCCGCCCGTCCACACCCGTCCCGCCCCTGCCTCCCCCGGGAAGCCCGTCGAGCCAGCCGCCGGATCGACGGGCACGGCGGCCGACGGCTTCGTCACCGCGTTCTACGCCTTGCCCCGCGACCGGGTGGCGGGGCTGGCCCCGCTCGTGCTCGACGCCGCCCGCGTCGGCGACCGGGACGCGCACCGCCTGATCGAGGCAGCCGCCGACCGGCTCGCCGCCACCGTGCGTGCCGTCCCGCCCGGTCGCGGACCGCTCGTCCTGGCCGGCGGCCTGCTCACCGGCCCGCCGGAGCTTCGCGCCGCGCTGGCGGCCCGCCTCGGACGCCGCCCGGTGTCGATCGCCGGAGACCCCGCCGCCGCGGCGGCCTGGCTCGCCGCCCGCGAGCTCGTGCCCACCGGCACCGAACACGGCGCATTCGTCACCCCGCCCGCGTGA
- a CDS encoding SDR family NAD(P)-dependent oxidoreductase: protein MPGVLAGKAVVITGAGRGLGEAYARLAAAEGASVVVNDVDTAAAASVAGAIGALADDSDVATWTGAGRLIDNCRRAYGRVDGLVNNAGLFRLAGPREQDPEEFRRVLEVNLLGTAYCGLHAIRAMLEQGGAGSVVNVTSGSQSGTAALAAYGASKGGVASLTWCWAADLADTEVRVNAVSPNAHTRMADAFERHLGARARGQNVGKSPASNAPAVVHLLSDAAAGISGRIVRVDGDELSLVQPPRTAVAVRLPEWTVAAVAEAFAGDLRQQP from the coding sequence ATGCCGGGCGTGCTGGCCGGCAAGGCCGTCGTGATCACCGGCGCGGGGCGTGGCCTCGGCGAGGCCTACGCCCGGCTCGCCGCCGCCGAGGGCGCCTCGGTGGTGGTCAACGATGTCGACACGGCGGCCGCCGCGTCGGTGGCCGGGGCGATCGGGGCGCTGGCCGACGACTCGGACGTCGCCACCTGGACCGGAGCCGGCCGGTTGATCGACAACTGTCGTCGCGCGTACGGGCGGGTGGACGGACTGGTCAACAACGCCGGGCTGTTCCGGCTGGCCGGTCCCCGGGAGCAGGACCCGGAGGAGTTCCGCCGGGTGCTGGAGGTGAACCTGCTCGGCACCGCCTACTGCGGACTGCACGCGATCCGCGCGATGCTGGAGCAGGGCGGCGCCGGTTCGGTGGTGAACGTGACCTCCGGCTCCCAGTCCGGCACTGCCGCCCTCGCCGCGTACGGTGCCAGCAAGGGGGGCGTCGCCTCGCTGACCTGGTGCTGGGCGGCGGACCTGGCCGACACGGAGGTACGCGTCAACGCGGTCTCGCCCAATGCGCACACCCGGATGGCGGACGCCTTCGAGCGGCATCTGGGCGCCCGGGCCCGCGGGCAGAACGTGGGCAAGTCGCCGGCGAGCAACGCGCCGGCCGTCGTGCACCTGCTCTCCGACGCGGCGGCGGGGATCTCGGGCCGGATCGTCCGGGTCGACGGCGACGAACTGTCGCTGGTGCAGCCGCCGCGCACGGCCGTCGCCGTACGGCTGCCGGAGTGGACGGTCGCGGCGGTGGCCGAGGCGTTCGCCGGTGACCTGCGCCAGCAGCCGTGA
- a CDS encoding carbohydrate ABC transporter permease — protein sequence MTTVRSGRNRFLAGAILPALALYAVFVLSPYAQAFYLALTDWTGVSGEVGFVGLDNFRRLADDPLFRAALRNNGLMLLVVPAATIALGLLLAALVSFGGRGGAGGPSAVRGGELYKVAYFLPQVLSLPIVAVLWQFVYGPTDGLLNGALRGVGLDALTRSWLGDPAVALWAVMAVLVWSSVGFYMVLFGAAMESIPREVLEAAVLDGAGRLAVLWRVVVPLLWDNVQVAFVYLGVLALDGFAVVQIMTVGPGGPDGATEVMGLGLYRNAFTYGRFGYAAAMGVALFFLTLAVAVVALRAGRRERVEYT from the coding sequence ATGACGACCGTCCGATCCGGCCGGAACCGGTTCCTCGCCGGCGCGATCCTGCCCGCTCTCGCCCTGTACGCGGTGTTCGTGCTCTCGCCGTACGCCCAGGCGTTCTACCTGGCTCTCACCGACTGGACCGGCGTCTCCGGCGAGGTGGGCTTCGTCGGGCTGGACAACTTCCGCCGGCTGGCCGACGATCCGCTGTTCCGCGCCGCTCTGCGCAACAACGGACTGATGCTCCTCGTGGTGCCGGCGGCCACCATCGCCCTCGGGCTGCTGCTGGCCGCGCTCGTCTCGTTCGGCGGGCGCGGCGGGGCCGGCGGACCCTCCGCCGTACGCGGCGGCGAGCTGTACAAGGTGGCGTACTTCCTGCCGCAGGTGCTCTCGCTGCCGATCGTCGCGGTGCTCTGGCAGTTCGTCTACGGTCCCACCGACGGGCTGCTCAACGGCGCTCTGCGCGGGGTCGGGCTCGACGCGCTGACCCGCAGTTGGCTCGGCGACCCGGCCGTCGCCCTGTGGGCGGTCATGGCGGTGCTGGTCTGGTCGTCGGTCGGCTTCTACATGGTGCTCTTCGGCGCCGCCATGGAGTCGATCCCGCGCGAGGTGCTGGAGGCGGCGGTGCTGGACGGCGCCGGGCGCCTCGCCGTCCTGTGGCGCGTCGTCGTGCCGCTGCTCTGGGACAACGTCCAGGTCGCGTTCGTCTACCTCGGCGTGCTCGCTCTGGACGGCTTCGCGGTCGTGCAGATCATGACCGTGGGCCCGGGCGGGCCGGACGGAGCGACCGAGGTGATGGGTCTCGGGCTCTACCGCAACGCCTTCACGTACGGGCGGTTCGGCTACGCCGCGGCGATGGGCGTCGCGCTGTTCTTCCTCACGCTCGCCGTCGCCGTCGTGGCGTTGCGGGCCGGACGCCGGGAGCGGGTGGAGTACACATGA
- a CDS encoding carbohydrate-binding protein, with protein MSRRSRAAIAAASAALTAVAAFAAFGPGGSAAAAAEACGVLFDDFAYASSADPALPARNWTVRTNAGGPGVPGASWPASNISFPTSGGQKVLQLAASTDGTAAGTSHAELFQRRAFFEGTYAARVRFADAPVAGNDGDRLVETFFTITPLDRPMDPNYGEIDFEYLPNGGWGEQGPIFYQTTWETYQNEPWVADNTHTAQRRSFDGWHDLLFTVSQGRVKYYVDGQQVADHGDRYYPETPMSINFNLWFIDLATHTGGRSTYHQQVDWLYFADRQVLTPAEVAARVAGQRSAGTTHTDTVGAGGACPTTPPSTSSPSPTGVPSSPPPSSPPPSSPPPVNCAGAPNWDRGTVYLGGQRVRHNGRLWQANWWTLGSEPGLTAQWRDLGPC; from the coding sequence ATGTCACGGAGATCCCGCGCGGCCATCGCCGCCGCGTCGGCGGCACTCACCGCCGTCGCCGCGTTCGCCGCATTCGGCCCCGGTGGCAGCGCCGCCGCCGCGGCCGAAGCCTGCGGCGTGCTGTTCGACGACTTCGCGTACGCGTCGTCGGCCGACCCCGCGCTGCCCGCCCGCAACTGGACGGTGCGCACCAACGCCGGCGGCCCCGGCGTGCCGGGCGCCTCGTGGCCGGCGTCCAACATCTCGTTCCCGACCTCCGGCGGGCAGAAGGTGCTCCAGCTCGCCGCCTCCACGGACGGGACGGCCGCCGGCACCAGCCACGCCGAACTGTTCCAGCGCCGGGCGTTCTTCGAGGGCACGTACGCGGCCCGGGTGCGCTTCGCCGACGCGCCGGTCGCCGGCAACGACGGCGATCGGCTCGTCGAGACGTTCTTCACGATCACCCCGCTCGACCGTCCGATGGACCCGAACTACGGCGAGATCGACTTCGAGTACCTACCCAACGGCGGGTGGGGCGAACAGGGCCCGATCTTCTACCAGACCACCTGGGAGACGTACCAGAACGAGCCCTGGGTGGCCGACAACACCCACACCGCGCAGCGCCGCAGCTTCGACGGCTGGCACGACCTGCTGTTCACCGTCTCCCAGGGCCGGGTGAAGTACTACGTCGACGGTCAGCAGGTGGCCGATCACGGCGACCGGTACTACCCGGAGACGCCGATGTCGATCAACTTCAACCTGTGGTTCATCGATCTGGCCACCCACACCGGCGGGCGCAGCACCTACCATCAGCAGGTCGACTGGCTGTACTTTGCCGACCGGCAGGTGCTCACGCCGGCCGAGGTGGCGGCGCGGGTGGCCGGCCAGCGGTCCGCCGGCACCACCCACACCGACACCGTCGGCGCGGGCGGCGCCTGCCCCACGACGCCGCCCAGCACGTCGTCGCCGTCGCCCACCGGCGTGCCGTCCTCGCCGCCGCCGTCGTCCCCGCCCCCCTCGTCGCCGCCGCCGGTGAACTGTGCAGGCGCGCCGAACTGGGACCGGGGCACGGTGTACCTCGGCGGCCAGCGGGTGCGGCACAACGGCCGGCTCTGGCAGGCGAACTGGTGGACGCTCGGCTCCGAGCCGGGGCTCACCGCGCAGTGGCGCGACCTCGGCCCCTGCTGA
- the ngcE gene encoding N-acetylglucosamine/diacetylchitobiose ABC transporter substrate-binding protein, with translation MNPSSPHGRHPTTRRAVLRASAAVAAAVPLAGCVTAGGGDDGAPAAEGAKSAENPLGVPDAAPLEVVIFKGGYGDDYAVHAEKLYQERHPGATVDHKGIQKVGEALQPRFVADTPPDVVDNTGAGRLDLATLVAAGKLTDLSELLDAPALDGGGTKVRDTLLPGVVDDGTFDGVPRTLNFTYTVWGLWYSRSLFARNGWTFPTTWDAMLALCAEIKKTGVAPWTYQGKYPEYVNDPLLAMAAKAGGADLVKAVDNLEPNAWKQPALLDAATAVAELAGRGYLLPGSEALSHTEAQAAWCQGRAAIIPCGSWLEAEQKGIAPDGFDMVMAPVPSLGGGDRMPVSGLQAASSECFIVPAKAKNPRGGLEFLRVLFSKSAARRFAELNSTLPTVTGATDGLTLSSGLGSVKAAVDAAASHTFAYRFRTWYAPLAKAVDDATGELATRRVTPAQWADRIQRAADRVAADTAVTKYER, from the coding sequence ATGAACCCCTCTTCTCCGCACGGACGCCACCCCACCACCCGGCGCGCCGTCCTGCGCGCGAGCGCAGCCGTCGCCGCGGCCGTGCCCCTGGCCGGATGCGTGACCGCCGGCGGCGGTGACGACGGCGCCCCCGCGGCCGAGGGCGCGAAGAGCGCCGAGAACCCGCTCGGCGTGCCCGACGCGGCACCGCTCGAGGTCGTCATCTTCAAGGGCGGTTACGGCGACGACTACGCCGTCCACGCCGAGAAGCTCTACCAGGAGCGGCATCCGGGTGCGACGGTCGACCACAAGGGCATCCAGAAGGTGGGCGAGGCGCTTCAACCGAGGTTCGTCGCCGACACTCCGCCGGACGTCGTCGACAACACCGGCGCCGGACGGCTCGACCTCGCCACGCTCGTCGCCGCCGGCAAGCTCACCGACCTGAGCGAACTGCTCGACGCCCCGGCGCTCGACGGCGGCGGCACGAAGGTGCGCGACACCCTGCTGCCGGGCGTCGTCGACGACGGCACGTTCGACGGCGTCCCGCGCACGCTCAACTTCACCTACACCGTCTGGGGGCTGTGGTACTCCCGGTCGCTCTTCGCGCGCAACGGCTGGACGTTCCCGACGACCTGGGACGCGATGCTGGCGCTCTGCGCCGAGATCAAGAAGACCGGCGTCGCGCCGTGGACGTACCAGGGTAAGTACCCGGAGTACGTCAACGACCCCTTGTTGGCCATGGCGGCCAAGGCCGGCGGGGCCGATCTCGTCAAGGCGGTCGACAACCTGGAACCGAACGCGTGGAAGCAGCCGGCGCTGCTCGACGCGGCCACCGCCGTGGCCGAGCTGGCCGGGCGCGGCTACCTCCTGCCCGGCTCGGAGGCGTTGTCGCACACCGAGGCACAGGCCGCCTGGTGCCAGGGCCGTGCCGCGATCATTCCCTGCGGGTCCTGGCTGGAGGCCGAGCAGAAGGGCATCGCCCCCGACGGCTTCGACATGGTGATGGCCCCGGTGCCGTCCCTCGGCGGCGGTGACCGGATGCCGGTGAGCGGGCTTCAGGCGGCCAGCAGCGAGTGCTTCATCGTGCCGGCGAAGGCGAAGAATCCGCGAGGCGGTCTGGAGTTCCTGCGCGTCCTGTTCTCGAAGTCGGCCGCGCGACGGTTCGCCGAGCTGAACTCCACCCTGCCCACGGTGACCGGTGCGACCGACGGTCTCACCCTCTCCAGCGGGCTCGGCTCGGTGAAGGCCGCCGTCGACGCGGCCGCCTCGCACACGTTCGCGTACCGCTTCCGCACCTGGTACGCGCCCCTGGCCAAGGCGGTCGACGACGCCACCGGCGAGCTGGCCACCCGGCGCGTCACGCCGGCCCAGTGGGCCGACCGGATCCAGCGGGCGGCGGACCGCGTCGCGGCCGACACCGCCGTCACCAAGTACGAGCGGTAG
- a CDS encoding SDR family NAD(P)-dependent oxidoreductase codes for MEFAFPAGATVVVTGAGSGIGRATALLAARVGLRVAAWDLAGDAVTGTADEITAAGGSAVARVVDVADPVAVRGAFVAGGPATYLVNNAGPASSADLGFDRALALTVGSVRTVTDAWLASRPGDGAAVVNIASVAGNLVGTDSAWYCAGKAAIAGYTRHLATRLAPAVRANTVAPGLIDTPRTAGFAASGLGRDLVARNPMGRAGRPEEVAGAVLFLLSPLASYLNGVLLPVDGGWMVTQ; via the coding sequence ATGGAGTTCGCTTTCCCGGCCGGCGCCACCGTCGTCGTCACCGGTGCCGGCAGCGGGATCGGCCGGGCGACCGCGCTGCTGGCCGCCCGGGTCGGCCTGCGGGTGGCGGCCTGGGACCTGGCCGGCGACGCGGTGACCGGCACCGCCGACGAGATCACCGCCGCCGGCGGCAGCGCCGTCGCGCGGGTGGTCGACGTGGCCGATCCGGTGGCGGTGCGAGGCGCGTTCGTCGCCGGCGGCCCGGCCACGTACCTGGTCAACAACGCCGGCCCGGCCAGCAGCGCCGACCTCGGCTTCGACCGGGCGCTCGCGCTCACCGTGGGCAGCGTGCGGACGGTCACCGACGCCTGGCTGGCCAGCCGGCCGGGTGACGGAGCGGCGGTGGTCAACATCGCGTCGGTCGCCGGCAACCTGGTCGGCACCGACTCCGCCTGGTACTGCGCGGGAAAGGCGGCCATCGCCGGCTACACCCGGCACCTGGCCACCCGGCTCGCCCCGGCGGTGCGGGCCAACACCGTCGCGCCCGGTCTGATCGACACCCCGCGTACGGCCGGGTTCGCCGCCTCCGGGTTGGGCCGGGACCTCGTGGCCCGCAACCCGATGGGGCGGGCCGGCCGGCCGGAGGAGGTCGCCGGCGCGGTGCTCTTCCTGCTCTCCCCGCTCGCCAGCTACCTCAACGGCGTGCTGCTGCCGGTCGACGGCGGCTGGATGGTCACTCAGTAA
- a CDS encoding acetyl-CoA C-acetyltransferase yields MPEAVIVAAARSPIGRAGKGSLVGVRADDLIADIARAALAQVPALDPRTLDDVLLGCAQPAGEQGYNLARMLALRLGLDGVPGAVVQRYCASSVQTTRMALHAIRAGEGHAFLSAGVEMVSRYDRGKADGMPGTHHPRYAVAEERTAARARGGGADWSDPRSAGAEPDVYIAMGHTAENVAQHCGVSRREQDEFAVRSQNLAEKATMDGFWATDITPVTLPDGTVVDRDDGPRAGVTLEKVGALKPVFRPDGTVTAANCCPLNDGAAALVVLSDTRARELGQTPLARVVATGVSALSPEIMGLGPVQATQRALANAGLTIGDIDLVEMNEAFAAQVIPSYRMLGIDLDRLNVHGGAIAVGHPFGMTGARMTTTLINALRFRDRQFGLVTMCTAGGQGMALIIERLS; encoded by the coding sequence ATGCCAGAAGCCGTCATCGTCGCCGCGGCCCGCTCACCGATCGGGCGGGCCGGCAAGGGCTCGCTGGTCGGCGTGCGCGCCGACGACCTGATCGCCGACATCGCCCGTGCGGCCCTGGCGCAGGTTCCCGCGCTGGACCCGCGGACGCTGGACGACGTACTGCTCGGTTGCGCCCAGCCGGCCGGCGAGCAGGGCTACAACCTGGCCCGGATGCTCGCCCTGCGGCTCGGCCTGGACGGGGTGCCCGGCGCCGTGGTGCAGCGTTACTGCGCCTCGTCGGTGCAGACCACCCGGATGGCTCTGCACGCGATCAGGGCGGGGGAGGGGCACGCCTTCCTCTCGGCCGGGGTGGAGATGGTCTCCCGCTACGACCGGGGCAAGGCCGACGGCATGCCCGGCACCCACCACCCCCGCTACGCCGTCGCCGAGGAGCGCACCGCCGCCCGTGCCCGGGGCGGTGGCGCGGACTGGTCCGACCCGCGGTCCGCCGGTGCCGAGCCGGACGTCTACATCGCCATGGGACACACCGCCGAGAACGTGGCCCAGCACTGCGGGGTCAGCCGCCGGGAGCAGGACGAGTTCGCCGTCCGCAGCCAGAACCTGGCCGAGAAGGCGACCATGGACGGTTTCTGGGCCACCGACATCACTCCGGTGACCCTGCCCGACGGCACGGTCGTCGACCGTGACGACGGCCCGCGTGCGGGCGTCACCCTGGAGAAGGTCGGCGCCCTGAAACCGGTCTTCCGGCCGGACGGCACGGTCACCGCGGCGAACTGTTGCCCGCTCAACGACGGCGCCGCCGCGCTGGTGGTGCTCAGCGACACCCGCGCCCGCGAGCTCGGTCAGACCCCCCTGGCCCGGGTGGTCGCCACCGGAGTCTCCGCGCTCAGTCCGGAGATCATGGGCCTCGGCCCGGTGCAGGCCACCCAGCGGGCGCTGGCCAACGCCGGGCTCACCATCGGCGACATCGACCTGGTGGAGATGAACGAGGCGTTCGCGGCCCAGGTGATCCCGAGCTACCGGATGCTCGGCATCGACCTGGACCGGCTCAACGTCCACGGCGGAGCGATCGCGGTCGGGCACCCGTTCGGCATGACCGGGGCCCGGATGACCACCACCCTGATCAACGCGCTGCGCTTCCGCGACCGGCAGTTCGGGCTGGTCACCATGTGCACTGCCGGCGGACAGGGAATGGCGCTGATCATCGAGCGGCTCTCGTGA
- a CDS encoding sugar isomerase domain-containing protein has translation MIGAQEYLTAVNTAIAHVAATQQDAVRRAADLLTAGLRAGGVVQAFGSGHSEALAMEIAGRAGGLVPTNRIALRDIVLYGGAERASLDDPFLERDPAVAHRLYELAPVKPDDVFVIASSSGVNGVVVELARLVREHGHGLVAITSLAHTNAVPPRHPSGLRLADLADVVLDNGAPFGDAALPIEGGGAVGAISSITGALLAQQVVCEVVARLVAAGETPPVYLSANVPGGDRHNQELEARYAGRIRRAA, from the coding sequence ATGATCGGCGCCCAGGAGTACCTCACCGCGGTCAACACCGCGATCGCGCATGTGGCCGCCACCCAGCAGGACGCCGTGCGCCGCGCAGCCGACCTGCTGACGGCCGGGTTGCGCGCCGGCGGGGTGGTGCAGGCGTTCGGCAGCGGCCATTCGGAGGCCCTGGCCATGGAGATCGCCGGACGGGCCGGCGGCCTCGTGCCGACCAACCGCATCGCGCTGCGCGACATCGTCCTGTACGGCGGGGCGGAGCGGGCGTCGCTCGACGACCCGTTCCTCGAGCGCGACCCGGCGGTCGCCCACCGCCTCTACGAGCTGGCCCCCGTCAAGCCGGACGACGTGTTCGTGATCGCGTCGAGTTCGGGCGTCAACGGCGTGGTGGTGGAACTGGCGCGCCTGGTACGCGAACACGGCCACGGGCTGGTCGCGATCACCTCGCTCGCCCATACGAACGCCGTCCCGCCGCGGCACCCGAGCGGCCTGCGGCTGGCCGACCTCGCCGACGTGGTACTCGACAACGGCGCCCCCTTCGGGGACGCCGCCCTGCCGATCGAGGGCGGGGGAGCGGTCGGCGCGATCTCTTCCATCACCGGTGCGCTGCTGGCCCAGCAGGTCGTGTGCGAGGTGGTGGCCCGGCTCGTCGCCGCCGGTGAGACGCCCCCGGTCTACCTGTCGGCGAACGTACCCGGCGGAGACCGGCACAACCAGGAGTTGGAGGCGCGGTACGCCGGGCGCATCCGGCGTGCCGCCTAG
- a CDS encoding carbohydrate ABC transporter permease: MTTIIERPVDARPVSPTRRRRRSGTWGPHVFLVAWAAIVTLPLLWAVVSSLKTDREILTSPWTPPAQPRFDNWSRAWEQAAIGRYVGNSAIVVGAALVLTMVLGSTVAYALARYPFRGNRIVYYTFVSGLLFPVFLALVPLFFVVEQLGLLGTYPGLILVYTAYALPFTVFFLHAFFRSLPTALAEAAFLDGCSHWGVLVRVMLPLARPGLVSIAIFNFLGLWNQYLLPLVLNPDPDRYVLAQGLAALSVSQGYRSDWSGLFAGLTIAMLPVLAAYVLFQRQIRTGLTAGAIR, encoded by the coding sequence ATGACGACCATCATCGAACGGCCCGTCGACGCGAGACCCGTGTCGCCGACCCGGCGCCGACGCCGCAGCGGCACCTGGGGCCCGCACGTCTTCCTCGTGGCGTGGGCGGCGATCGTCACGTTGCCCCTGCTCTGGGCGGTGGTCAGCTCGCTCAAGACCGACCGCGAGATCCTCACCAGCCCGTGGACGCCGCCGGCGCAGCCGCGGTTCGACAACTGGTCGCGGGCCTGGGAGCAGGCCGCCATCGGCCGGTACGTCGGCAACAGCGCGATCGTCGTCGGGGCGGCGCTCGTCCTCACCATGGTCCTGGGTTCGACCGTCGCCTACGCCCTGGCCCGCTACCCGTTCCGGGGCAACCGGATCGTCTACTACACGTTCGTCTCCGGGCTGCTCTTCCCCGTGTTCCTGGCCCTGGTGCCGCTGTTCTTCGTGGTCGAGCAGCTCGGCCTGCTCGGCACCTACCCGGGCCTGATCCTCGTCTACACCGCGTACGCGCTGCCGTTCACGGTCTTCTTCCTGCACGCGTTCTTCCGCTCGCTGCCGACCGCGCTCGCCGAGGCGGCGTTCCTCGACGGCTGCTCGCACTGGGGTGTCCTCGTCCGCGTGATGCTGCCGCTGGCCCGACCCGGCCTGGTGAGCATCGCCATCTTCAACTTCCTGGGGCTGTGGAACCAGTACCTGCTCCCGCTGGTGCTCAACCCCGACCCCGACCGGTACGTGCTCGCACAGGGCCTGGCCGCGCTGTCGGTCAGCCAGGGCTACCGCAGCGACTGGAGCGGCCTCTTCGCCGGCCTCACCATCGCGATGCTGCCGGTGCTCGCCGCGTACGTGCTCTTCCAACGGCAGATCCGCACGGGCCTCACCGCGGGGGCGATCAGGTAG
- a CDS encoding MurR/RpiR family transcriptional regulator produces MAGTGLLGRVRTELPTLPEALQRVGERLLGDPEETARSTIVDLAERAGTSTATVTRFCRTFGYRGYAEMRVAVATETGRAAQARWDTDIDREIGPDDPLGHLLDVVASADGRAIQDTAGQVDLAAVDRVAAAVAQARRVELFGLGSSGNAAREMAFRLERIRVPCWHRPDPHTALTNAALLEPGDVAIGLSHSGRTREVIEVLSEAADHGALTVAVTSFPRSPLAEVADVVMTTAVQETTFRLAALSALHSQLLVLDLIYVAVAQRTYRRTTAAFEVTARAVAAHRLPDESRRPRRRHRPEER; encoded by the coding sequence ATGGCCGGGACCGGGTTGTTGGGCCGTGTCCGCACCGAGCTGCCGACCCTGCCCGAGGCTCTCCAGCGGGTCGGTGAGCGGCTCCTCGGCGACCCCGAGGAGACCGCGCGGTCCACGATCGTCGACCTCGCCGAACGGGCCGGCACCTCGACGGCCACGGTCACCCGTTTCTGCCGCACCTTCGGCTACCGGGGGTACGCCGAGATGCGGGTCGCCGTCGCCACGGAGACCGGTCGGGCGGCGCAGGCCCGCTGGGACACCGACATCGACCGCGAGATCGGCCCCGACGACCCGCTCGGCCATCTGCTGGACGTCGTCGCGTCGGCCGACGGGCGGGCGATCCAGGACACGGCCGGCCAGGTCGACCTCGCCGCCGTCGACCGGGTCGCGGCGGCCGTGGCGCAGGCGCGCCGGGTCGAGCTGTTCGGGCTGGGCAGTTCCGGCAACGCGGCCCGCGAGATGGCGTTCCGCCTCGAACGGATCCGGGTGCCGTGCTGGCACCGCCCCGACCCGCACACCGCGCTCACCAACGCGGCACTGCTGGAGCCGGGCGACGTGGCGATCGGGCTGTCGCACAGCGGCCGCACCCGAGAGGTCATCGAGGTGCTCTCCGAGGCGGCCGACCACGGCGCGCTGACCGTCGCCGTCACCTCGTTCCCGCGCTCGCCGCTGGCCGAGGTGGCCGACGTCGTGATGACGACCGCGGTGCAGGAGACGACGTTCCGGCTCGCCGCGCTGTCGGCGCTGCACTCCCAGTTGCTCGTGCTCGACCTGATCTACGTCGCGGTCGCGCAGCGCACGTACCGCCGTACCACCGCGGCCTTCGAGGTGACGGCCCGTGCGGTCGCCGCCCACCGCCTGCCCGACGAGAGCCGCCGGCCCCGGCGGCGTCACCGACCGGAGGAACGATGA